In Quercus robur chromosome 10, dhQueRobu3.1, whole genome shotgun sequence, a genomic segment contains:
- the LOC126702381 gene encoding UDP-glycosyltransferase 74F2-like, with the protein MENKAYRGHVLVLPYPSQGHINPLLQFSKRLVSKGLKATLATTLFIHNTMQPQSSSSLQFDTISDGYDEGGFAQAESIHAYLNHMETIGSKTLADLIIKNKNTANPIDCIIYDPFLPWALEVAKKFGIFGAAFFTQTCAVNFIYYHVHHGLLKLPITSTPISIPGLPVLELEDMPSYISVPGSYPAYFEMVLNQFSSSDKADAVLVNTFYELEPEAVDSMSKVCQLLPIGPTIPSFYLDKCLENDNDYGLNLFVSDSFVCNNWLNTKPEGSVIYLSFGSMASLSNKQMEELAFALKGSKFHFLWVVQASEEAKLPEKFVEEIGNKGLIVQWCSQLEVLSNKAIGCFLTHCGWNSTLEALSLGVPMVGVPQWTDQTTNAKYFRDVWKVGVRAKVCENGIVEREEIEFCIKEVMEGERGKDFQKNAKKWRDLAIKAISKGGSSDKNIDEFVSKFINS; encoded by the exons atggaAAACAAAGCATATAGAGGCCATGTCTTAGTTTTACCATATCCAAGCCAAGGCCACATAAATCCATTGCTCCAATTCTCTAAACGTTTGGTCTCCAAAGGGCTTAAAGCTACACTAGCCACAACCCTTTTCATCCACAACACCATGCAACCCCAATCATCAAGCTCTCTCCAATTTGACACAATATCAGATGGCTATGATGAAGGTGGGTTCGCCCAAGCAGAGAGTATCCATGCATATCTCAATCATATGGAAACTATAGGCTCAAAAACACTGGCTGACCTTAttataaagaacaaaaacacaGCAAACCCAATTGATTGCATAATATATGACCCTTTTTTGCCTTGGGCTTTGGAAGTAGCTAAAAAGTTTGGTATATTTGGAGCTGCTTTCTTCACTCAAACTTGTGCCGTGAATTTTATATACTATCATGTGCATCATGGACTATTGAAGCTACCAATTACTTCCACACCCATCTCAATTCCTGGTCTACCTGTGCTTGAGCTTGAAGATATGCCATCTTACATCAGTGTGCCTGGATCGTACCCAGCTTACTTTGAGATGGTGCTCAATCAATTTTCTAGCTCAGATAAAGCCGATGCAGTTCTTGTCAACACTTTCTACGAGCTAGAGCCTGAG GCGGTGGACTCCATGTCAAAAGTATGTCAATTACTGCCAATTGGACCAACAATTCCATCTTTCTATTTAGACAAATGTCTAGAAAATGACAATGATTATGGGCTTAACCTTTTCGTATCAGACTCATTTGTTTGCAATAATTGGCTCAACACTAAGCCAGAAGGATCTGTTATTTACTTGTCCTTTGGTAGCATGGCTAGTTTAAGCAACAAGCAAATGGAGGAATTGGCATTTGCTTTAAAAGGAAGTAAATTCCATTTCTTGTGGGTTGTCCAGGCTTCTGAGGAAGCAAAGCTCCCTGAAAAGTTTGTGGAAGAGATAGGAAATAAAGGGTTGATAGTGCAATGGTGCTCCCAACTAGAAGTGCTATCAAATAAGGCAATTGGGTGCTTTTTAACACATTGTGGTTGGAATTCAACCTTGGAGGCATTGAGCTTGGGAGTGCCGATGGTGGGGGTGCCACAATGGACTGATCAAACTACAAATGCTAAGTATTTTCGGGATGTGTGGAAGGTGGGAGTGAGGGCTAAGGTTTGTGAGAATGGCATTGTTGAAAGAGAAGAGATTGAGTTTTGCATTAAGGAAGTAATGGAGGGTGAGAGAGGGAAAGATTTCCAAAAGAATGCTAAGAAATGGAGGGATTTGGCTATAAAGGCTATTAGTAAGGGTGGCAGTTCAGACAAGAATATTGATGAATTTGTCTCCAAATTCATAAACTCCTAA